A window of Streptomyces sp. NBC_01241 genomic DNA:
TTCGGCGACCCGAAAACTGGGTCTGCTCATCGATGCCGTGGCAATGACGGTGCCCGCGTCCGAGGTGGGGCGACTGTACTCGCTGCCGGGCGTCACCGCCGTCCGCCCCGACACCCGGGTGCTGACGAAAACTGACGCGAGCGTCCCGCTGATCGGCGCACCCGGCGTCTGGCAGCGCAAGGACCCCACTGGAAGGCGCGTCACGGGCAGGGGGACCACTGTCGCGATCCTGGACAGCGGGGTGGACTACACCCACCCCGACCTGGGTGGCGGACTCGGCAAGGGCCACAAGGTCGTCGGCGGGCACGACTTCGTCAACCGCGACGAGGACCCGATGGACGACAACGGCCACGGCACCCACGTCGCCGGCATCATCGCAGGCAAGGCGGCTGAGAAGGGCGGCGTCACCGGCGTGGCGCCCGGCGCGAATCTGCTGGCCTACAAGGTGATGGACGCCGACGGCTCCGGGTACACGTCGGACATCATCGCCGGAATCGAGGCAGCCTCCGATCCGGCCAACCCGCACCGCGCCGATGTCATCAACATGAGCCTCGGCGGCCCCGGCGACGGCACCGACCCGCTGGGCCGCGCCGCGACCGCGGCCGTACGGGCCGGTGTGGTCGTGGTGGCCGCGGCGGGCAACGACGGACCGGGCGCAGGTACGGTCAACAGTCCCGGCACGGCCGACGGTGTGGTCTCGGTCGGCGCATCGACGAGCAATCTGCGGCTGCCCAGCGCCTATCTGGTCGGCGAGAAACCCGAGTTGATCCAGAGTTACCGCGGCATCCTGTCCGCGAACCCGCCGGAGGACCCGGTCACGGCGCCGCTCGTCGATGTCGGAGAGGGCACCGCCGAGGACTGGAAGCGGGTCGGCGACGTACGCGGAAAGATCGTACGCGCGCAGATGCTCGTCGCCGCCGACGCGCGGTACCTGACGGCGAGCGCCGTGGAGTGGGCGCAGGAGGCGGAGAAGCGCGGTGCGATCGCCGTGCTGGCCGGCCTGCCCTCCAACGACGGCCCGGTGTTCGTCGCCGGAGCACCGGGAGAGCTCACGCCGTCGGAGGTGAACCCTGAGCCGGGAGTGGCCCAGGTGCCGTCATCGCCCGCGCGGATCGACGCCTCCGGCGACTCGCTGCGCATGGACCGCCTGGTGGTCATGGGCATCGACTCGACCCAGTACCAGGAGCTGAGCACCCGGCTCGCCGCCGGGAAGGTCTCGGTGACGCTGCGGGGCACCGACACCACCGACCGGATCGCCTCGTTCTCCTCACGCGGTCCCTCCCAGGACTTCGGTCTGAAGCCCGATCTGGTCGCACCGGGCGTGGAGATCCGCTCCACCGTGCCCAAGTCGCTTTACGGGCCCGGCCAGTACCGCATGTCGGGCACGTCGATGGCGGCCCCGCACGTCGCCGGTGCCGCGGCCCTGCTCCGCCAGCTGCACCCCGACCGGACGCCCGCCGAGATCAAGGCCGAACTGATCGGCACCGCGAAGCCGCTGAGCGGCACCGGGCCCACGACGCAGGGCTCGGGCAGACTCGATGTGGCCGCGGCCGCCTCCGCCACGGTCAGCGCCTCACCGGCCTCGGTGTCGTTCGGGCTCGCCGATCTGTCCCGGCGTCACGTCGGCGGCACCGCGAAGGTGACGTTGCGGAACTCCGGCAAGCTGCCGGTTGCGACCTCGCTGCGGGCCGAGGGTCCGGCCACGGTCTCGGCGAAGCGGGTCACCGTACCGGCCGGGGGGACCGCGACCGTCACGGTCTCGCTGCGCGTCGCCCTGCCGGCCACCGACACCGAGATCAGCGGCCGTCTCACGGCGACCCCCGACCGGGGGCCGGCGATCAACGTGCCCTATCTGCTCGCCGTTCGGCATCTGGCCGTCCAGGCCGCACCCGACCCGAGCGACGGTCACTCGACCGTGCACATCGCCCCGCCGACCCGGCTGGTCGCACCGCCGGTCGTCACCGTCACCCCGCCTCGCGGCAAGGCCGTCGACGTCGCTTCCACACTCGATCCCGCCAGCGGCTACTACCGGGCCGAGGTGACCGGCAGCGTGGCCGGCACCTACCGGGTCTCGGTACACGGCACCGCCGGCACCGGGCAGCTGCTCACCGGCGCCGGCGCCTTCGAGGTCACCCCGGTCGACAGCCGCGGGGACCGCTGGGAGCCGGTCGGCCCCAACAGCGAGGCCGGTTCGGTCGTCCTCTCGCCGAGTCGGCCGAAGCAGGCCGTCCTCACCCAGTACCAGAAGGCGGCTCCCTGGCTGACCACCGACAACGGGGCCTCCTGGCGCCAGTTGGGCCGACTGCCCGTCGCGGACGGCACGGGTCCGCTCGTGGTGGACGCGAAGAATCCCGACCGCTGGTGGTACGCCGTGAACAGCGTTCACGACGGCAGCCGCCGGGGCGCCATCCTGCGCACCGATGACAACGGGCGGAACTGGCGCACGCTCGACGTCCCGGACACCCGCATCGTGGCGCTCGCCGCCGATGAACGGACCCGCACCCTGGTCGCGGTCACCTCGGACGCACTGCTGGTCAGCACGGACGCGGGCGACCACTGGA
This region includes:
- a CDS encoding S8 family serine peptidase, whose product is MKSRRSRHAALAAVVLAGTLAATPGAANASTPDPSQRVLVELSGNPAVTAAPGGSLLSAEAARGVGAARRALDARQETFLGSARSAGLHPSATRKLGLLIDAVAMTVPASEVGRLYSLPGVTAVRPDTRVLTKTDASVPLIGAPGVWQRKDPTGRRVTGRGTTVAILDSGVDYTHPDLGGGLGKGHKVVGGHDFVNRDEDPMDDNGHGTHVAGIIAGKAAEKGGVTGVAPGANLLAYKVMDADGSGYTSDIIAGIEAASDPANPHRADVINMSLGGPGDGTDPLGRAATAAVRAGVVVVAAAGNDGPGAGTVNSPGTADGVVSVGASTSNLRLPSAYLVGEKPELIQSYRGILSANPPEDPVTAPLVDVGEGTAEDWKRVGDVRGKIVRAQMLVAADARYLTASAVEWAQEAEKRGAIAVLAGLPSNDGPVFVAGAPGELTPSEVNPEPGVAQVPSSPARIDASGDSLRMDRLVVMGIDSTQYQELSTRLAAGKVSVTLRGTDTTDRIASFSSRGPSQDFGLKPDLVAPGVEIRSTVPKSLYGPGQYRMSGTSMAAPHVAGAAALLRQLHPDRTPAEIKAELIGTAKPLSGTGPTTQGSGRLDVAAAASATVSASPASVSFGLADLSRRHVGGTAKVTLRNSGKLPVATSLRAEGPATVSAKRVTVPAGGTATVTVSLRVALPATDTEISGRLTATPDRGPAINVPYLLAVRHLAVQAAPDPSDGHSTVHIAPPTRLVAPPVVTVTPPRGKAVDVASTLDPASGYYRAEVTGSVAGTYRVSVHGTAGTGQLLTGAGAFEVTPVDSRGDRWEPVGPNSEAGSVVLSPSRPKQAVLTQYQKAAPWLTTDNGASWRQLGRLPVADGTGPLVVDAKNPDRWWYAVNSVHDGSRRGAILRTDDNGRNWRTLDVPDTRIVALAADERTRTLVAVTSDALLVSTDAGDHWTTYPTGVTGAVTAAAVTGDTLYMTTYHGVWARSGIGSGNPGEARLLFAPSGGGVGGLAADSSVVAVYVPGRGVVGSRDSGEAWTTLLSMTDGGLRLTISGDDLYLSTLSGSGRLSRDHGRTWTTVAAPSRAALPVDYDRWADGSVTVSSEQDGLYRGAADGTGYRRIGVQGLTINDLAVSDGHLLAATDSSVYRTALPVASPEWGQSGGEGMRGVTVPQLAVSAKDPKVIWKVRRTAFGSFTVERSGDGGTTWEKRGSSAEVPTALLVHPADPNRVMVSFRSLLGQGLFATSDGGATWKNLYHERSFDTIAGDPANPLRLWLGNAAGLYRSDDGGVTVTKVTDGPVTAIDLDGRRLVIGGESVRVSTDAGQTFRTADTGALAIHVSDLLRVKDTLYAATTRSGASGLLQGGRGVLRSTDHGLSWHNISTGLQNTDTTKLAASPDARTLYVGTVDGGVHRLNLRH